The following are from one region of the Mycolicibacterium diernhoferi genome:
- a CDS encoding aldehyde dehydrogenase, with the protein MKKYDLFIGGEHVTPASGSWFDSENPYTAEPWAQIPEGNAEDVDKAARAAHDAFHNGPWSDMTPTQRGAILRRIGDVIAERAEQLAKVEVLDNGKLFSEMYGQLAYLPQWFYYFGGLADKIEGTVVPVDKKGYFLYTQRQPRGVVGIITPWNSPLMLLAWKLAPALAAGCTAVIKPSEFTSASTLEFAALLNDAGLPPGVVNVVSGYGRDVGAPLVEHPLIASVSFTGSDVTGRQINVAAAEKLKHVSLELGGKSPNIVFADADLDAAKNGVISGIFAATGQTCIAGSRLLVQDTIHDEFVSGLVELARSARMGDPMHESTDVGPITTEPQYAKVLDYIAIAKSEGADVALGGRAADRPECGRGRFVEPTILTNVRNGMRIAQEEVFGPVLSVIPFHDEEDALAIANDVRFGLGAGVWTSDIARAFRMSERITSGTVWVNTYRAVSFMAPFGGMKDSGIGRENGLHAIDEYLDTKSVWINTGAPTASPFVMR; encoded by the coding sequence GTGAAGAAATACGATCTATTCATTGGCGGGGAACACGTCACCCCGGCGTCGGGAAGCTGGTTCGATAGCGAGAATCCGTACACCGCCGAACCGTGGGCACAGATCCCCGAGGGCAACGCCGAAGATGTGGACAAGGCGGCCAGAGCCGCACACGACGCGTTCCACAACGGGCCGTGGTCCGACATGACTCCGACCCAGCGCGGAGCAATCCTGCGTCGGATCGGTGACGTCATCGCTGAACGCGCTGAGCAGCTGGCCAAGGTCGAAGTCCTGGACAACGGCAAGCTGTTCAGCGAGATGTACGGCCAGTTGGCCTATCTACCGCAATGGTTCTACTACTTCGGTGGACTCGCGGACAAGATCGAGGGCACCGTTGTGCCCGTGGACAAGAAGGGCTACTTCCTCTACACCCAGAGGCAACCACGCGGAGTCGTCGGGATCATCACCCCGTGGAACAGTCCGCTCATGCTGCTCGCCTGGAAGCTGGCGCCGGCCTTGGCCGCCGGTTGCACGGCGGTGATCAAGCCGTCCGAATTCACGTCGGCGTCCACTCTGGAGTTCGCCGCCCTGCTGAATGACGCAGGACTTCCGCCGGGCGTGGTCAACGTCGTCAGCGGATACGGCCGGGACGTCGGCGCGCCGCTGGTGGAGCACCCCCTGATTGCGTCGGTCAGCTTCACCGGTTCCGATGTGACCGGCCGCCAGATCAACGTCGCGGCCGCCGAGAAGTTGAAGCACGTCAGTCTCGAACTCGGCGGCAAGTCACCGAACATCGTCTTCGCCGACGCCGACCTGGACGCGGCGAAGAACGGGGTGATCTCCGGAATCTTCGCGGCCACCGGTCAGACCTGCATCGCCGGATCCCGTCTACTCGTCCAGGACACCATCCATGACGAATTCGTCAGCGGCTTGGTCGAACTCGCCCGGTCTGCACGCATGGGAGATCCCATGCACGAATCCACGGACGTCGGACCCATCACCACCGAGCCGCAGTACGCCAAGGTGCTCGACTACATCGCCATCGCCAAGAGCGAGGGTGCCGACGTTGCACTCGGCGGCCGCGCAGCAGATCGACCGGAATGTGGCCGGGGCCGGTTCGTGGAGCCGACGATTCTGACGAATGTGCGCAATGGGATGCGCATCGCCCAGGAAGAGGTGTTCGGCCCGGTCCTGTCGGTCATCCCGTTCCACGACGAGGAAGACGCGCTCGCCATCGCCAACGACGTACGCTTCGGCCTCGGCGCAGGGGTGTGGACGTCCGACATCGCGCGCGCATTCCGGATGTCCGAACGTATTACGTCGGGGACGGTCTGGGTCAACACCTACCGGGCGGTCAGCTTCATGGCACCGTTCGGCGGCATGAAGGATTCCGGGATCGGACGTGAGAACGGGCTGCATGCCATCGACGAGTACCTCGACACAAAGTCGGTCTGGATCAACACCGGAGCTCCGACCGCCAGCCCCTTCGTAATGCGCTGA
- a CDS encoding NAD(P)H-dependent oxidoreductase, producing the protein MSDLYERHALIVTALPDPQSVTGEVVRALASGLAADGHTKVTVHDLISAGFNPVFGPADLQRYRSSGSGGEIPVPDDVLAEQKLIESVDTVVLAFPVHWWTLPAVLKGWIDRVFIRGWAYGPTVQGEPPVRGLHFVAMAAFGQEPFERRGYKQAQEKQWIEGLAEYLNIPHSGVYNLYESESTDPAVHAKIVDQAREAGVTIARSIAARSEA; encoded by the coding sequence TTGTCTGACCTGTACGAGCGCCATGCATTGATCGTTACTGCCCTCCCTGATCCGCAGTCGGTAACCGGAGAGGTCGTGCGGGCACTGGCGTCCGGGCTCGCCGCGGACGGCCACACCAAAGTCACTGTGCACGACCTGATCAGTGCAGGGTTCAACCCGGTGTTCGGTCCTGCCGACCTACAGCGGTACCGGTCGTCAGGGAGCGGCGGGGAGATCCCGGTCCCCGATGATGTGCTTGCCGAGCAGAAACTCATCGAATCCGTCGACACCGTGGTGCTGGCGTTCCCGGTGCACTGGTGGACGCTGCCTGCGGTTCTCAAAGGCTGGATTGATCGGGTGTTCATCCGCGGCTGGGCCTACGGGCCCACCGTCCAGGGTGAGCCCCCGGTCCGGGGGTTGCACTTCGTGGCAATGGCTGCGTTCGGCCAGGAACCGTTCGAACGGCGCGGCTACAAGCAGGCACAGGAGAAGCAGTGGATCGAAGGGCTTGCCGAGTACCTCAATATTCCGCATTCCGGCGTTTACAACTTGTACGAAAGTGAATCAACCGACCCGGCCGTGCACGCGAAGATCGTGGATCAAGCGCGCGAGGCCGGCGTCACCATCGCGCGGTCGATCGCTGCTCGCTCCGAAGCATGA
- a CDS encoding flavin-containing monooxygenase, translating to MTILESTVEEAADTPQLRAVGWLESFGNALATQSRPALQDLFEPAAGWRDLVAFTWNLRQAHDRDAIVDLLLGTNPGIAAEGFRIDESRPAPTELPAADGGLPTVEMFFRFNVEAGEADGYVVLVPDADQPEVLRARTLLTRLVALKDGPSLWPPHGRFDAEHPDVRWGEFVRRQQAFEDRDPEALIVGGGQFGVMTAANLAKLGVEALIIDKNPRVGDAWRLRYESLCLHQPNNMLHFSMMPFPQNFPEYLPKDKLAQWFESYVASFDLNFWTSTEFVGATYDEERGEWEVTLRLADGSTRVMRPKHLLMATGGSRIPMIPDLPGLEDFAGTTLHGDYYRDGADYKGKRVLIIGTGTSAHDFAHDIVRAGGTSTMVQRSPLIVIDQATANVMFGDYTNHDVPTDLVDLRFLAGGVYHQERSAFIEFQKYADEADSELHEGLRKAGLKVWSGEDNTGFYYTYLSKNKGGYYLNVGASNAIARGEIDILQLDTIEKFDAAGIVLDDGSRRDFDVIIFATAQESHLKGIERMFGSEFAEKLGPIWGFDNDGEMRNVLKPTAHEGFWILDGSIPMARWHSPLVALLVKAELIGAIPADFKAEGHISRTPVEPMPALEIEIRNREGARSA from the coding sequence ATGACCATCCTTGAATCCACCGTCGAAGAAGCCGCGGATACGCCGCAGTTGCGCGCTGTCGGTTGGCTGGAATCATTCGGCAATGCGCTCGCGACGCAGTCCCGACCCGCATTGCAGGACCTGTTCGAGCCCGCGGCCGGTTGGCGCGACCTGGTGGCCTTCACCTGGAACCTGCGGCAGGCGCATGACCGCGATGCGATCGTGGATCTTCTGTTGGGGACCAACCCGGGTATCGCGGCCGAGGGTTTCCGGATCGATGAGTCGCGGCCGGCGCCGACCGAGCTGCCCGCGGCCGACGGTGGGCTACCGACTGTCGAGATGTTCTTCCGTTTCAACGTCGAAGCCGGGGAGGCCGACGGCTATGTCGTCCTGGTTCCCGATGCCGACCAGCCTGAGGTGCTGCGGGCCCGCACACTGCTCACCCGGCTGGTGGCCCTCAAGGATGGGCCGTCGCTGTGGCCCCCACACGGGCGATTCGACGCGGAGCATCCGGACGTGCGGTGGGGCGAGTTTGTCCGCCGCCAGCAGGCGTTCGAGGATCGCGATCCCGAGGCCCTGATCGTCGGTGGCGGCCAGTTCGGCGTGATGACGGCGGCCAACCTCGCCAAGCTGGGTGTCGAGGCTCTGATCATCGACAAGAATCCGCGTGTCGGTGACGCGTGGCGCCTTCGCTACGAGTCGCTGTGCCTGCATCAGCCGAACAACATGCTGCACTTTTCGATGATGCCGTTCCCGCAGAACTTCCCGGAGTATCTGCCGAAGGACAAGCTGGCGCAGTGGTTCGAGAGCTACGTTGCCAGTTTCGACCTGAACTTCTGGACCAGCACCGAGTTCGTCGGTGCCACCTATGACGAAGAACGTGGTGAATGGGAGGTCACCCTCAGGCTGGCCGACGGAAGCACACGGGTCATGCGCCCCAAGCATCTGCTGATGGCCACCGGCGGCAGTAGGATCCCGATGATTCCGGATCTTCCAGGTCTGGAGGACTTCGCCGGCACCACACTGCACGGCGACTACTACCGTGACGGTGCGGACTACAAGGGCAAGCGGGTCCTGATCATTGGCACCGGCACCTCGGCGCACGACTTCGCGCATGACATCGTGCGCGCGGGTGGCACCTCGACCATGGTGCAGCGCAGTCCGCTGATCGTGATCGACCAAGCGACGGCCAACGTGATGTTCGGTGACTACACCAACCATGATGTGCCGACCGACCTCGTCGACCTGAGGTTCCTGGCCGGTGGTGTCTACCACCAGGAGCGCAGTGCTTTCATCGAGTTCCAGAAGTACGCCGATGAAGCAGACAGTGAACTGCACGAGGGCCTGAGAAAGGCCGGCCTGAAGGTGTGGTCGGGTGAGGACAACACCGGCTTCTACTACACCTACCTCAGCAAGAACAAGGGCGGGTACTACCTCAACGTGGGTGCCTCCAACGCGATCGCACGAGGCGAGATCGACATCCTTCAGCTGGACACCATTGAGAAGTTCGACGCTGCCGGCATTGTGCTCGACGACGGCAGTCGGCGTGACTTCGACGTGATCATCTTCGCCACCGCACAGGAGTCGCATCTCAAGGGCATCGAGCGGATGTTCGGGAGTGAGTTCGCCGAGAAGCTGGGCCCCATCTGGGGATTCGACAACGACGGTGAGATGCGCAATGTCCTCAAGCCGACCGCCCATGAGGGATTCTGGATTCTCGACGGCAGCATCCCGATGGCGCGTTGGCATTCGCCGTTGGTCGCGCTCTTGGTGAAGGCCGAGTTGATCGGTGCGATCCCAGCGGACTTCAAGGCGGAGGGGCACATCAGCCGTACGCCCGTCGAGCCGATGCCTGCTCTGGAGATCGAGATCCGCAACCGCGAGGGCGCACGATCGGCGTAG
- a CDS encoding SDR family NAD(P)-dependent oxidoreductase, translating into MAETIATGARHTVLRFASPRRRVLPLDRRHHVGHRPVHPIRSLDQVGVPSAGIGAVGEQGAGHVCALRSDVIVGSDDSNLSRKGRPRSDQRFRSSTSKGVTTKMNDLIGSTALITGAGRGQGAAHARELAARGAAVALFDGPQAVQSVKYPLATAEQTEEVAAQIRRDGGRAIAIAGDVRSRADLDKAVQAAESEFGPVDMVVANAGIWGEIASIEDTTEVAWSETLAINLTGPWNTIQAAIPRMIERNKGSIVLVSSVLGLDEGMAGGAPYSVTKHGIIGLLRNAALELGPHGITVNAICPGFIDTDMHHWQDAYDVMSGQPNGSPDDLIQAARHYAILKGNKGIQSDEVSKVVAFLLSGAASILTGVIMPVDAGHSIMNRVNQSPVD; encoded by the coding sequence ATGGCCGAAACAATCGCCACAGGTGCGCGCCACACAGTCCTGCGCTTCGCCTCCCCCAGACGGCGAGTCCTTCCGCTTGACAGACGACACCACGTGGGGCATCGTCCAGTTCACCCGATTAGGTCACTTGACCAAGTTGGTGTTCCGTCGGCCGGAATCGGCGCCGTCGGCGAGCAGGGCGCCGGCCACGTATGCGCTTTGAGGTCCGACGTCATCGTCGGTTCAGACGACAGCAACCTGTCCCGAAAAGGCCGTCCACGATCGGACCAGCGATTCCGATCCTCCACTAGTAAAGGAGTTACAACAAAGATGAATGATCTGATCGGAAGCACAGCGCTCATCACCGGGGCCGGACGCGGACAGGGTGCGGCCCACGCGCGCGAACTCGCGGCACGTGGCGCTGCGGTGGCCCTCTTCGACGGACCTCAGGCGGTGCAATCGGTCAAGTACCCGTTGGCGACCGCCGAGCAGACCGAAGAGGTTGCCGCCCAGATCCGCCGTGACGGTGGCCGCGCCATCGCCATTGCCGGTGACGTGCGCTCCCGAGCCGATCTCGACAAGGCGGTGCAGGCGGCCGAGTCCGAGTTCGGGCCGGTGGACATGGTCGTCGCGAATGCCGGCATCTGGGGCGAGATCGCATCCATCGAGGACACCACCGAGGTCGCGTGGTCCGAGACACTGGCCATCAATCTGACCGGTCCGTGGAATACGATTCAAGCAGCCATCCCCCGCATGATCGAACGCAACAAGGGTTCGATCGTTCTGGTGTCGTCGGTGCTCGGGCTGGACGAGGGTATGGCGGGGGGTGCGCCCTATTCGGTGACCAAGCACGGCATCATCGGACTACTGCGGAACGCCGCACTCGAACTCGGCCCGCATGGCATCACCGTCAACGCCATCTGCCCCGGATTCATCGATACGGACATGCACCATTGGCAGGATGCCTACGACGTGATGTCCGGCCAGCCGAACGGATCTCCCGACGACCTGATTCAGGCCGCGCGCCACTACGCCATCCTGAAGGGGAACAAGGGGATTCAGTCAGACGAGGTCAGCAAGGTTGTCGCCTTCCTGCTGTCCGGCGCGGCCTCGATCCTGACCGGTGTCATCATGCCGGTTGATGCCGGGCACTCCATCATGAACCGCGTGAACCAGTCTCCGGTCGACTGA